One window of Scheffersomyces stipitis CBS 6054 chromosome 1, whole genome shotgun sequence genomic DNA carries:
- a CDS encoding predicted protein, translated as MSKLDRVNQIYLGEISNKKEVSISSTREAVYENRLKKDIERTKEYIKQANRAIVSFRDVEVSASQDHRRRIIALYEAYKKIPYNSSKDESIGLATASQSIERLVQQHAQATDDLNSSNRQSEIEKIKMAMSDYRRLSEIIDDVVEEKMKRLQVIEARIEEMNVDIESENGISKFNQKSKGTLTTIQSDIQATERLLALHLKRIITKFLAVQDSEFSNLSDATIVKTTVQQCQNMLIRLLKSDSSTWVQVHPNNFTSGLIKTLVMNDIILIRDDSEFDLQYLKLRDYGR; from the coding sequence ATGTCGAAGTTAGACAGAGTAAACCAAATATATCTTGGTGAAATTTCCAATAAGAAGGAGgtttctatttcttccaCGAGAGAAGCAGTCTATGAGAATCGGTTAAAGAAAGATATTGAAAGGACGAAAGAGTACATCAAACAGGCAAACAGGGCCATTGTGTCCTTCAGAGATGTAGAGGTATCAGCATCGCAAGACCATAGAAGGAGGATTATTGCTCTCTATGAAGCATACAAAAAGATACCGTATAATTCTAGTAAAGATGAATCTATAGGTTTAGCGACAGCTTCTCAAAGCATAGAGCGATTGGTACAACAGCATGCACAGGCGACTGACGATCTAAACAGTCTGAACAGACAATCGGAGATAGAAAAGATAAAGATGGCTATGAGTGATTACAGACGGCTCTCGGAAATTAttgatgatgttgttgaagagaaaatgaaacgaTTGCAAGTGATAGAAGCTAGAATAGAAGAGATGAATGTAGATATTGAAAGTGAGAACGGGATCCTGAAATTCAACCAGAAATCAAAAGGCACCTTAACTACGATACAGCTGGATATACAAGCTACAGAACGGTTGCTTGCTCTACATTTGAAGAGAATCATTACTAAGTTTTTGGCAGTACAGGATCTGGAATTCCTGAACCTACTGGATGCTACAATTGTGAAAACGACTGTACAACAATGTCAGAATATGTTGATACGATTACTCAAATCGGATAGTAGCACATGGGTTCAGGTACACCCCAATAATTTCACAAGCGGTCTTATTAAGACTTTGGTCATGAATGACATAATACTTATAAGAGACGATTCAGAGTTTGACCTACAGTACTTGAAGCTACGCGACTACGGGAGGTAG
- the FST8 gene encoding Fungal-specific transcription factor, with the protein MSVDVPRKRNRQVFVCDGCRAKKTKCDKSNPCSSCVKLGFECTYTTAATRRSRLKSASSRASVYPRNEHNVAEVIPSLNTEIEVLKSKVRMLESSQSQKDSGLRSPTSDKSTSSPDNIQESISECLNDLENETIKFNGDYNVPDGESGKAPLIFQQPLQFQILSKADPGARLFWKFKAIPVSGRANQASVITVQSTLEYNKKETEEIARKVYGEGFIPGVEQLSLKTHRQEVLKAISAYGRDWGLVFNSSNSTALMDKIIDIIPDRDVSLGLMNVFFSKLYPAFPIVDEQEYENDMERILGLSRTSPQCFAKPKLEKKSDIAALITHLLVMRLTYLSLIENDTSERENEEISILRKSPISVCTFSVVQQCMKEFDFSTRQPLPVLQAALFVRLYRKYAPEEGDGSKMCSQIFSSTLIQMAIALGLNREPDYYLCSSLSEKDKLLRRKIWYTIMSLDLYESMIYASSPIIGTFNHDVKLPMLKGDNSNLSNILLEQKVGEMFYESHLVYRLGKSLANMVSSIHTATKLSEVLGILSELEFSVAKFYGTFSDYINDSGGRGDIFKVLRFDNYLKMRSFTVYVSYCLFLHFEKKGNQKLKLHYLRKSMRAIFVEMKALTMSFVLSSSKYFSSGFSLMVTPTLELYFHMVALVCQSSRIRINCTTRELKRIPNFKEMYESNNEFRDLYNTIREAGSSLRQYTNDRIQILRSLSKRYLYSWKASKAHAFGSKLVDSNFIYEADPLAAHDAIAEYESAEIKELVRYIRACISPNESESATHPEITKAEDMQVDNMWIQLNNFVEDDDSLSAEFRGTSGEPDEDFVLGKSSGFDSAFGKFDFDLFSRPDLMEDLWTQNFSWSDFS; encoded by the coding sequence ATGTCGGTGGACGTCCCCaggaaaagaaacagaCAGGTGTTTGTATGTGATGGGTGTCGTGCTAAGAAGACAAAGTGCGATAAACTGAACCCTTGCTCCAGCTGTGTCAAGCTCGGGTTCGAATGTACTTATACCACGGCTGCAACAAGGAGGTCACGTCTAAAGCTGGCATCAAGTAGAGCATCTGTCTATCCTCGGAACGAGCACAATGTAGCCGAAGTGATTCCGTCCTTAAACACAGAGATTGAGGTTCTCAAAAGCAAGGTGCGGATGTTGGAATCCTCCCAGTCACAAAAGGATTCAGGTTTGAgatcaccaacttcagaCAAAAGCACCTCTTCACCTGACAATATCCAGGAAAGCATTTCCGAATGTTTGAACGATTTGGAAAACGAAACGATCAAGTTCAATGGAGATTACAATGTTCCTGACGGGGAATCTGGCAAAGCACCCCTTATATTCCAACAACCGTTgcaatttcagattcttctgaaagcCGACCCAGGTGCTCGTTTATTTTGGAAATTCAAGGCCATACCAGTATCAGGCAGAGCCAATCAAGCTTCGGTGATAACAGTGCAATCGACTTTGGAatacaacaagaaagaaacagagGAAATTGCCAGAAAAGTGTATGGAGAGGGTTTCATACCAGGTGTAGAGCAGTTGAGCCTCAAAACACACCGACAAGAAGTGTTGAAGGCAATCAGTGCGTATGGTCGTGATTGGGGTCTTGTATTTAACAGCTCTAACTCAACGGCATTAATGGATAAAATCATTGACATTATTCCAGATCGTGATGTTTCCTTAGGATTAATGAATGTATTTTTCTCAAAACTTTATCCTGCTTTCCCGATAGTCGACGAGCAAGAATATGAGAACGACATGGAGAGAATCTTGGGATTATCGCGTACCTCTCCACAGTGTTTTGCTAAGCCAaaattagaaaagaaaagtgATATCGCAGCATTGATCACACATTTGTTAGTTATGAGATTGACATACTTATCGTTGATAGAAAATGACACACTGGAGAgagaaaacgaagaaatttcaattttgagGAAATCACCCATATCTGTTTGCACCTTCTCAGTCGTCCAGCAATGCATGaaagaatttgattttctgACCAGGCAACCACTACCTGTTCTTCAAGCAGCGCTATTCGTTCGACTTTATAGAAAATATGCTCCTGAAGAAGGAGATGGTTCCAAAATGTGCTCTCAGATATTCAGCAGCACTTTGATTCAAATGGCTATTGCCCTTGGTTTAAACAGGGAGCCTGATTACTATCTTTGTCTGAGTTTGTCAGAGAAGGACAAACTtctcagaagaaagatatGGTATACAATAATGTCGTTGGATTTGTATGAAAGCATGATATATGCTTCATCTCCCATAATTGGAACATTCAATCACGATGTCAAACTTCCGATGTTGAAAGGTGACAATTCTAACTTGTCGAACATCCTTCTCGAACAAAAGGTAGGAGAAATGTTTTACGAATCCCATCTTGTTTACCGCCTAGGGAAATCGTTGGCCAATATGGTTCTGAGCATCCATACTGCAACCAAATTGAGTGAAGTATTGGGAATTTTGAGTGAGTTGGAATTCAGCGTTGCCAAATTTTATGGTACCTTTTCCGATTATATAAATGATAGTGGGGGTAGAGGGGATATATTCAAAGTACTTAGGTTTGACAATTACTTGAAGATGCGTTCGTTCACGGTATACGTTTCGTACTGTTTGTTTTTACATTTCGAAAAGAAGGGAAACCAGAAACTAAAGCTTCATTACTTGCGGAAGCTGATGAGAGCTATATTTGTCGAAATGAAGGCTCTTACAATGTCTTTCGTACTTTCCTCTTCGAAGTATTTCTCCCTGGGATTCTCATTGATGGTCACACCTACATTAGAGTTGTATTTTCATATGGTCGCTTTGGTTTGCCAGTCGCTGCGCATCAGAATCAACTGTACTACAAGAGAGCTAAAGAGGATACCGAATTTCAAGGAAATGTATGAGAGTAACAACGAGTTCCGCGATTTGTATAATACCATCCGAGAGGCTGGTAGTTCTCTTCGTCAATACACCAATGACCGGATTCAGATTTTAAGACTGTTGAGCAAGAGGTATTTGTATTCGTGGAAAGCACTGAAGGCACATGCATTTGGGCTGAAATTGGTAGACAGCAATTTCATCTACGAAGCAGACCCATTGGCGGCGCACGATGCCATTGCAGAATATGAATCAGCTGAGATCAAAGAGCTTGTAAGATACATTAGAGCTTGTATTTCTCCAAACGAACTGGAATCGGCTACCCATCCAGAAATCACAAAAGCGGAAGACATGCAGGTGGATAATATGTGGATccaattgaataattttGTAGAGGATGACGATTCACTTTCAGCAGAGTTCAGAGGCACATCCGGGGAACCAGATGAAGACTTTGTCTTGGGCAAGAGCAGTGGGTTTGATAGTGCCTTTGGAAAGTTTGATTTCGATCTTTTCTCCCGACCCGACTTAATGGAAGATTTATGGACCCAGAATTTTTCTTGGTCTGATTTTTCTTAA
- a CDS encoding predicted protein: MASVSQTALQNLDDTSRKEIMQFVESEQSKSKVQLSIHNFTDMCFKKCNANKPITSGNLDTNEEQCLTNCLNRFLDTNIKVVQALQGTQK; encoded by the coding sequence ATGGCCTCCGTATCGCAAACTGCCTTGCAGAATCTCGATGACACCTCCAGAAAGGAAATCATGCAATTTGTCGAATCTGAACAGTCTAAGTCTAAGGTTCAATTATCTATTCACAACTTCACTGATATGTGCTTTAAGAAATGTAATGCCAACAAGCCTATAACAAGTGGCAATTTGGACACCAACGAAGAGCAGTGTTTAACCAACTGCTTGAACAGATTCTTAGATACAAACATTAAGGTTGTTCAGGCTTTACAAGGTACCCAGAAATAG
- a CDS encoding predicted protein, with the protein IAQMKDKVHMNDSNIAVIKASVGGVGHNISLASHYFLSKSKFVSIVGNDFAGRAILNQLKSSEFDASATAQYSATHDSDGNLVVAAADMSIIEEDFSEFVIDQVSPQVSNIVFDCNLSPTLVNKVMNSLQASNKVVNVIIEPTSLPKSSRIAKLINRPFPNNFIKLITPTVSELEAIHASFYNNDKYDDYDEWFPVLDSLGVDSFFRDKLNLLASKRFPVLKDLMDRGTLQQSFQLVPFFQNILIKIGSKGAIMVSLSENVNDYKSIPTTSKYKPAFILASEGRRMGVVIEYFPIPMENENLDIINVTGAGDSMLGTLVAQLSNSPYNWLATEINSVEQEWSKWEHIYKAQLASGLTLTCESAVSSGIQLIE; encoded by the exons ATAGCACAAATGAAGGACAAAGTTCATATGAACGATTCCAATATTGCTGTAATAAAAGCGTCAGTGGGAGGTGTTGGACATAATATTAGTTTAGCCTCTCACTATTTCTTGTC AAAGTCAAAGTTTGTATCAATCGTCGGTAACGACTTTGCTGGTAGGGCTATTCTCAATCAACTCAAATCAAGCGAGTTTGATGCCTCTG CAACTGCTCAATATCTGGCAACACATGACCTGGATGGCAACCTCGTTGTTGCTGCAGCTGATATGTCCATTATCGAAGAGGACTTTTCCGAATTCGTCATTGATCAGGTAAGTCCACAAGTTTCCAACATTGTATTTGATTGCAATCTTTCTCCAACTCTTGTAAATAAAGTGATGAATTCACTACAGGCTTCAAATAAAGTAGTAAATGTGATAATTGAGCCAACGTCGTTACCAAAATCGTCACGGATTGCGAAATTGATAAACCGTCCTTTCCcaaacaacttcatcaagttgataaCTCCAACAGTGCTGGAACTAGAAGCTATTCATGCTTCTTTCTACAACAACGACAAATACGATGACTACGACGAATGGTTCCCAGTATTGGATTCATTAGGTGTTGACTCTTTCTTCAGGGACAAACTCAATCTTCTTGCTAGCAAAAGATTTCCAGTTctcaaagacttgatggATCGAGGTACCTTGCAGCAAAGTTTTCAGCTTGTCCCTTTCTTCCAGAATATATTGATTAAGATTGGAAGCAAAGGAGCCATAATGGTTAGTCTTTCAGAGAACGTTAATGACTACAAATCCATTCCTACAACTTCGAAGTACAAGCCTGCATTCATCCTCGCATCGGAGGGCAGG CGTATGGGTGTGGTAATAGAGTATTTCCCAATACCAATGGAGAATGAAAACTTAGATATCATTAATGTCACTGGAGCTGGTGATTCCATGCTTGGAACTCTAGTAGCTCAATTGCTGAATTCTCCATACAATTGGTTGGCAACAGAAATAAATAGcgttgaacaagaatggAGCAAATGGGAACATATCTACAAAGCTCAATTAGCTAGTGGGTTGACCCTTACTTGTGAATCGGCCGTTAGCAGTGGCATACAACTTATTGAGTGA
- a CDS encoding predicted protein: ITVDSSISPFPLTIQEAKQANVHDDFQLLGHGVRSVTFVSFKVYGIGIYIAKKDVKKAHDLLLGDLSSSPDGKLEDLLNDAEKSVEIVEKLLDSGVRFLVRLSPVRNTDFNHMKDGLIKSILANPKSKENRELVGEGLDQLRTAFSGRKGSVPKDHLLYFEILPGGKLSVSYENPVKKSIAEMGVVQEPLVSKILFLSYLSGRKPLSESLRKSSVEGLASL, translated from the coding sequence ATCACTGTTGACTCGTCTATTTCTCCTTTTCCTTTAACGATTCAGGAAGCCAAGCAGGCTAATGTTCATGACGATTTCCAACTCTTGGGCCATGGAGTCAGATCAGTGACTTTCGTTTCTTTCAAGGTCTACGGCATTGGTATATACATAGCCAAAAAGGATGTCAAAAAAGCCCATGACTTGTTATTGGGAGATTTGTCCTCTTCCCCCGATGGtaaattggaagacttgttgaacgatGCGGAAAAAtcagttgaaattgtagaaaagtTGCTTGACAGTGGAGTTCGTTTCTTGGTCAGATTATCGCCTGTGAGAAACACCGACTTCAACCACATGAAGGACGGACTTATCAAGTCTATCTTAGCCAACCCAAAAAGTAAAGAAAATagagaacttgttggagaGGGATTGGATCAGTTGAGAACTGCCTTTTCGGGCCGCAAGGGTTCTGTTCCAAAAGATCATTTACTTTATTTCGAGATTCTCCCTGGCGGCAAATTGTCGGTCTCGTACGAGAATCCAGtaaagaagtcaattgctgaaatgggagttgttcaagagcCACTTGTGAGTAAGATCTTGTTTTTGCTGTATCTCAGTGGTAGAAAGCCATTATCGGAATCTTTGAGAAAAAGTTCTGTCGAAGGATTGGCATCGTTGTAA
- the MPG1 gene encoding Mannose-1-phosphate guanyltransferase (ATP-mannose-1-phosphate guanylyltransferase) (GDP-mannose pyrophosphorylase) (CASRB1): MKGLILVGGYGTRLRPLTLTLPKPLVEFGNRPMILHQIEALANAGVTDIVLAVNYRPEVMVSTLKQYEEEYGVNITFSVEEEPLGTAGPLKLAEEVLKKDDSPFFVLNSDVICDYPFEELAAFHKAHGGEGTIVATKVDEPSKYGVIVHDRDTPNLIDRFVEKPVEFVGNRINAGLYILNPSVIDLIEMKPTSIEKETFPLLVEKNQLYSFDLEGYWMDVGQPKDFLSGTCLYLTSLSKKSPEKLSSEKFVHGGNVLIDPTAKIHPSALIGPNVVIGPNVIVGEGARIQRSVLLANSQVKDHAWVKSTIVGWNSRIGKWARTEGVTVLGDDVEVKNEIYVNGAKVLPHKSISSNVEHEAIIM; this comes from the coding sequence ATGAAGGGATTGATTTTAGTAGGTGGTTACGGTACACGTTTGAGACCTTTGACCTTGACCTTGCCAAAGCCATTGGTGGAATTCGGTAACAGACCCATGATTTTGCACCAAATCGAAGCCTTGGCCAATGCTGGTGTCACCGACATTGTCCTTGCTGTCAACTACAGACCAGAAGTTATGGTCTCCACATTGAAGCaatacgaagaagaatatggTGTCAACATTACCTTCTccgttgaagaagagccTTTGGGCACTGCTGGTCctttgaagttggctgaagaagtcttgaagaaggacgaCTCTCCTTTCTTCGTGTTGAACTCTGATGTCATCTGTGACTACCCATTCGAAGAATTGGCTGCTTTCCACAAGGCCCACGGTGGTGAAGGTACCATTGTTGCTACCAAGGTTGACGAACCATCGAAGTATGGTGTCATTGTGCATGATAGAGACACCCCTAACTTGATTGACAGATTCGTCGAAAAGCCAGTTGAATTCGTCGGTAACAGAATCAACGCTGGTTTGTACATCTTGAACCCATCCGTCATTGACTTGATCGAAATGAAGCCTACTTCCATCGAAAAGGAAACTTTCCCACTTTTGGTTGAAAAGAACCAATTATACTCCTTCGACTTGGAAGGCTACTGGATGGATGTCGGTCAACCAAAGGATTTCCTTTCTGGTACCTGTTTGTACTTGACATctttgtccaagaagtctCCAGAAAAGTTatcttctgaaaagtttgtCCACGGTGGTAATGTCTTGATCGACCCAACTGCCAAAATTCACCCATCTGCTTTGATTGGTCCTAATGTTGTCATTGGTCCTAATGTAATTGTCGGTGAAGGTGCCAGAATCCAGAGATCTGTCTTGTTGGCCAACTCGCAAGTCAAGGACCACGCCTGGGTTAAGTCCACCATTGTTGGATGGAACTCCAGAATCGGTAAGTGGGCTAGAACCGAAGGTGTTACCGTTTTGGGTGACGACGTTGAAGTCAAGAACGAGATCTATGTCAACGGTGCCAAGGTCTTACCTCACAAGtctatttcttccaatgtTGAACATGAAGCTATTATTATGTGA
- a CDS encoding predicted protein, with protein sequence MSWKSKITIPYNASNDNESQQIARASETIANEIYEIILSQELKLDFIIEECKIDSQAYLLLEVFIRKTHLDTRQIYQVYRLAAGQLEIRNDTWDWSVLGSQVSRKTVYSLRLLRELLISQEHGKLDIMRLLACYTNPNLPWTSEITEKIVGSVDVEDMMEELIETELKPNLLVLPKVAGKKALQGGLNPRLGYGGAKREILEEDARRNWKSGTKVKALSVAYFIIKLAPSTFWSAGNWRVISSFILNVGDDHDPLFKYQSVKLLALMTERLEQLDHIDVIRSSGLIDVLSESVRKCLVYYPSTTTVNTSLLLLDASYPLLFKLFDISGTDWTEIMDVISSNIMGAISHLIGTVEASSGFPVVCFLLDQLSEIVATSIKTKILISISRLFFMLNSIITNITVLDNFHEGQSVLEKALYCQSTVLHQFLPITDDQEIEELLGSYKHDLVGAWLVLAKRLANYEYDNVKLQKQMSDNFSLLEQLQKGNKSADYADFLDSMKKQVPEMSYFVNIRT encoded by the coding sequence AtgagttggaaaagcaAGATAACTATACCTTATAATGCATctaatgataatgaaagCCAGCAAATAGCTAGAGCATCAGAAACCATTGCGAACGAAATTTACGAAATAATCCTttctcaagaattgaaactcGACTTCATCATTGAAGAATGCAAAATAGATTCTCAGGCATACCTTTTATTGGAGGTATTCATAAGAAAGACTCACCTCGATACAAGACAAATATACCAGGTCTATAGATTAGCAGCTGGCCAGTTGGAAATCAGAAATGATACTTGGGATTGGTCTGTATTAGGATCGCAAGTTTCCAGAAAGACCGTCTACTCATTACGACTCCTACGCGAACTCTTGATATCACAAGAACATGGAAAATTGGATATAATGCGTTTACTAGCATGCTATACGAATCCTAATCTACCATGGACAAGTGAAATTACTGAAAAAATAGTCGGACTGGTTGATGTCGAAGATATGATGGAAGAGTTAATAGAAACGGAGCTCAAACCAAACCTCTTGGTCCTTCCTAAAGTTGCGGGCAAAAAAGCATTGCAAGGAGGTCTCAATCCAAGATTGGGATATGGGGGAGCTAAGAGAGAAATTCTTGAGGAAGATGCCAGGCGCAACTGGAAGTCGGGCACTAAAGTGAAGGCACTATCTGTAGCATATTTCATTATAAAATTGGCTCCTTCAACGTTCTGGAGTGCTGGCAATTGGAGAGTCATATCTTCTTTCATATTGAATGTGGGCGATGATCACGATCCTCTATTCAAATATCAAAGCGTCAAACTCTTAGCATTAATGACAGAGAGGCTTGAACAATTAGATCATATCGATGTTATTAGATCATCTGGGTTGATAGATGTATTGCTGGAATCTGTTCGCAAATGTCTTGTGTATTATCCTTCAACTACGACTGTTAATACTTCATTATTGTTATTAGACGCTTCATATCCTCTTCtattcaagttgtttgacATAAGTGGAACAGATTGGACAGAGATTATGGACGTGATTAGCAGCAACATTATGGGTGCAATTTCCCATCTAATCGGTACCGTAGAAGCCAGTTCAGGATTTCCAGTAgtctgctttcttcttgaccaGCTATCAGAAATAGTAGCGACGTCTATTAAAACCAAAATCCTCATTTCGATATCTAGGTTGTTTTTCATGTTGAACCTGATAATCACGAATATCACTGTTTTGGATAATTTCCATGAAGGTCAAAGCGTTTTGGAGAAGGCCCTCTATTGTCAAAGCACCGTTCTACATCAGTTCTTGCCGATCACTGACGATCAAGAGATCGAGGAGTTGTTGGGTTCTTATAAGCACGATCTAGTTGGTGCGTGGTTGGTACTTGCGAAAAGGTTAGCAAATTATGAATATGATAATGTCAAATTGCAGAAGCAGATGTCGGACAATTTCAGTCTTCTAGAACAGCTACAGAAGGGGAACAAATCAGCGGATTATGCtgactttcttgattcCATGAAAAAACAAGTCCCCGAAATGAGTTACTTTGTAAATATCCGTACttga
- a CDS encoding predicted protein: MLLAHRRLLSSSQARGSFHIDISEEIKHALNSSKPVVSLESTIITHGLPFPQNFEMAKQVEEVVRDNGAIPATCAFIDGKPRVGLSELSLKYLAEQANKGKANKVSRRDIGYTMAKGYNGGTTIASTMILSHMAGIKVFATGGLGGVHKGGQNSFDVSADLTELGRTPVSVVCSGPKSILDIGLTLEFLETQGVFVGTYNDDGRLDVEVPGFYCRESGYRSPYDFSSFEEAASIIHNHNNIMSLNSGNIFCIPPPRESALSSSFISKVIDRANQEAIAQNISGKNLTPFLLSKIAEETNGKSVECNIKFVLNNARAATQIATSLSKLENNVSI, translated from the coding sequence ATGCTATTAGCTCACAGGAGActtttgtcttcttctcaagCTCGTGGATCATTTCATATAGACATTTCGGAGGAAATCAAACATGCATTGAATAGTCTGAAGCCCGTTGTATCCTTGGAATCAACAATCATAACCCATGGTTTGCCATTTCCCCAGAACTTCGAGATGGCTAagcaagttgaagaagttgtcagAGACAATGGAGCTATCCCAGCAACTTGCGCTTTCATAGACGGAAAACCTCGTGTGGGCTTGAGCGAACTACTGTTAAAATATTTGGCGGAACAGGCTAATAAGGGTAAGGCAAATAAGGTTTCTCGAAGAGATATTGGCTATACCATGGCCAAAGGTTACAATGGAGGAACCACGATTGCTCTGACAATGATTCTTTCCCATATGGCGGGAATCAAGGTGTTTGCTACTGGTGGTTTAGGTGGTGTTCATAAGGGTGGCCAGAATTCATTTGATGTTTCGGCAGATTTGACGGAACTTGGTAGAACACCAGTTTCTGTGGTATGTTCTGGACCAAAGTCTATCTTGGATATTGGTTTGACGCTTGAGTTCTTGGAGACTCAAGGAGTTTTTGTAGGAACATACAACGACGATGGAAGGCTCGACGTTGAGGTACCTGGTTTCTACTGTCGTGAATCTGGCTATAGATCGCCATATGATTTTTCCAGCTTCGAAGAGGCTGCCTCCATTATCCATAATCACAACAATATCATGTCTCTTAATTCAGGGAACATATTCTGCATTCCTCCACCGAGAGAATCGGCAttgtcgtcttctttcatAAGCAAAGTGATCGACCGTGCCAATCAAGAAGCGATTGCTCAAAATATTTCGGGCAAGAATTTGACTCCTTTCTTGTTATCAAAGAttgcagaagaaaccaATGGCAAATCTGTTGAATGTAATATTAAATTTGTATTAAATAATGCTAGAGCAGCCACCCAGATTGCAACAAGCTTGAGTAAATTAGAGAACAATGTGAGTATATGA
- the DIP5.1 gene encoding dicarboxylic amino acid permease, which produces NEITDEDSIFKEDRERLSKDLHSRHLQMIAICGVFGTGIFLSSGKVFALTGAGGTFLAYALMAIIVGINQIAIAEVAALMPTSSATVRHLEHFVDPALGFAYGWISVWQNVMPGEIAAASVIITFWTDINSAAWISIIIVALIAVNSYSMKLYGEIEFSFAILKLTLLTGLIIVSIVITAGGGPNHESIGFRYWRDPAPFLSYLTTGSLGRFAAFWSSLNSVVYSFGGVQSVPILASEVKYPRRAVFKACKRIFFRVSILMTLAVLCLTLIVSPRDKNITSGSGNAKSSPYVVAIQNAGIPALPHIVNAVVFTSAFSAANAGVVQASRVLFALAVKRQAPSFFLKTTKRGIPIYGLALVAVFMPLSYMSVSKTAATVFNWFQSLTSSNLLLGWILIGVNHASLHRALRAQGYSRSNLPHTVPGGGYAGYFSVVVCSILLLTNGYTNFVHGHFDIASFFSSYFILPLFFGLYVFWKFFKRTEFITPDKVDLHSLFLDVERNPEPPQVPLRGWKWITILWD; this is translated from the coding sequence AATGAAAtaactgatgaagattcaaTCTTTAAAGAAGACAGGGAAAGATTGTCCAAAGACCTTCATTCTAGACACTTGCAAATGATTGCGATCTGTGGAGTATTTGGTACTGGTATCTTTCTTAGTTCAGGAAAGGTTTTTGCACTCACAGGTGCTGGAGGTACTTTCCTCGCCTATGCTTTGATGGCAATTATAGTTGGAATTAACCAGATAGCTATTGCGGAAGTTGCAGCTTTAATGCCGACTTCTTCTGCCACTGTTAGACACTTAGAACATTTTGTTGATCCGGCTCTAGGATTCGCCTATGGTTGGATTTCTGTCTGGCAAAATGTCATGCCTGGTGAAATTGCTGCAGCCTCAGTTATTATAACATTCTGGACAGATATCAATTCTGCTGCTTGGATTagtattattattgttgcACTTATCGCCGTTAATTCATATTCGATGAAGTTATATGGAGAAATTGAGTTTTCATTTGCCATACTTAAACTTACTTTGTTGACAGGATTGATTATAGTTTCAATAGTCATTACAGCTGGTGGAGGCCCAAATCATGAGTCTATTGGATTTAGATATTGGAGGGATCCGGCACCATTTCTTTCTTATTTGACAACAGGAAGTCTTGGCAGATTTGCAGCCTTTTGGTCCTCGTTGAATTCTGTAGTTTACTCGTTTGGTGGAGTGCAATCAGTTCCAATATTAGCTAGTGAGGTCAAATACCCTAGAAGAGCAGTTTTCAAAGCTTGCaaaagaatcttctttAGGGTTTCGATTTTGATGACCTTGGCAGTGTTGTGTTTGACCTTAATTGTTTCTCCAAGGGACAAGAACATCACTTCAGGTTCAGGAAATGCAAAATCATCACCTTATGTTGTGGCTATCCAAAATGCTGGTATTCCCGCATTACCCCATATTGTGAATGCTGTTGTCTTTACTTCGGCTTTTTCTGCTGCTAATGCTGGTGTTGTCCAGGCTTCTAGAGTTCTTTTCGCTTTGGCTGTCAAACGTCAAGCCccatctttcttcttgaagacCACCAAGAGAGGAATACCTATCTATGGTTTGGCACTTGTTGCTGTATTCATGCCCTTGTCTTACATGTCAGTGTCCAAAACTGCAGCAACGGTTTTCAATTGGTTCCAAAGTTTGACCTCTTCAAATTTGTTATTAGGATGGATTTTGATTGGGGTCAACCATGCTTCACTTCATAGAGCTCTCAGAGCTCAAGGCTACTCCAGAAGCAATTTACCTCATACAGTGCCAGGAGGTGGTTATGCAGGTTACTTTTCAGTAGTCGTATGTTCCATTTTGCTTTTGACCAATGGGTACACAAATTTTGTACATGGACATTTTGACATCGccagcttcttttcttcctaCTTTATCTTGCCATTGTTCTTTGGCTTGTACGTGTTttggaaatttttcaaaagaaCTGAATTCATTACACCCGACAAAGTTGATTTACACTCTTTGTTCCTTGACGTTGAGAGGAACCCTGAGCCTCCACAAGTGCCATTACGTGGATGGAAATGGATAACAATATTATGGGATTGA